From one Pempheris klunzingeri isolate RE-2024b chromosome 9, fPemKlu1.hap1, whole genome shotgun sequence genomic stretch:
- the agtr2 gene encoding type-2 angiotensin II receptor, producing MAIPNDLSLFNSTSSPYSSPENRLNTSLAPTAPRCTDWPDVPMTTVIPVIYSVICVLGTVVNALAVCVLAHASASRRTVANTFMLNLCVSDLLFLLSLPLWAVYYSQGYNWPFGWVACKVCGALHNLNLYASIFLITSMSMDRYLAIVHPLRSQSARDPRSARIVCILVWLLACACSIPILYLRDIYHLEDLGVKACAILYPSHTWYMTLVLMKIVLAFLLPLLIISCCYCAIGTHLLADTGLVRMQHSSHSPNMPSLKSQESCSKPDRPPTPCVSPSSNGGRPLEGRGLERVLWTVAAVVLAFFLCWFPFHCVTFLGVLKSEGWLDSCLVNWTIHNLTPLTLCLGFSNSAINPVLYCFMGNHFRGRLGGLCKDLCACLKARGEDHSQKRGSFSTRLSSFSRKLSDLKDLAIVEPSGPA from the coding sequence ATGGCAATCCCAAATGACCTCTCCCTTTTcaactccacctcctcaccCTATTCATCGCCGGAGAACCGTCTGAACACCTCTCTAGCCCCCACTGCTCCCCGCTGCACAGACTGGCCCGATGTACCCATGACCACAGTCATCCCCGTCATCTACAGCGTTATTTGTGTGCTGGGAACTGTAGTCAACGCCCTGGCAGTGTGCGTGTTGGCCCATGCCAGTGCCTCGAGGAGAACTGTGGCAAACACTTTCATGctgaacctgtgtgtgtctgacctgctgTTCCTGCTGTCTCTCCCGCTATGGGCCGTCTATTACTCCCAGGGCTACAACTGGCCCTTTGGCTGGGTTGCCTGCAAAGTCTGCGGAGCTCTCCACAACCTCAACCTCTACGCGTCTATCTTCTTAATCACCAGCATGAGCATGGACCGCTACCTGGCCATCGTGCATCCGCTCCGCTCCCAGAGTGCACGAGACCCCAGATCTGCCCGGATCGTGTGCATCCTGGTGTGGTTACTGGCATGCGCTTGCTCAATCCCCATCTTGTATCTGAGGGACATTTACCACCTCGAGGATCTCGGTGTGAAGGCCTGTGCGATTTTGTATCCCAGTCATACCTGGTATATGACCCTGGTCTTGATGAAGATTGTCCTGGCCTTTCTGCTGCCGCTGCTTATCATCTCTTGCTGCTACTGTGCTATTGGTACGCATTTGTTGGCTGACACAGGGCTGGTAAGAATGCAGCATTCGTCACACTCCCCCAACATGCCCTCTCTTAAATCCCAGGAGAGCTGCAGTAAACCAGACAGACCCCCGACCCCCTGTGTGAGCCCCAGCTCCAACGGGGGCAGACCCCTGGAGGGCAGGGGGCTGGAGCGGGTGTTGTGGACAGTAGCTGCTGTGGTCCTGgccttcttcctctgctggtTCCCCTTCCACTGTGTGACCTTCTTGGGAGTGCTGAAGAGCGAGGGCTGGTTGGACAGCTGTTTGGTAAACTGGACCATCCACAACCTcacccctctcaccctctgtctGGGCTTCTCCAACTCGGCCATCAACCCCGTGCTCTACTGCTTCATGGGAAACCATTTCCGGGGACGTCTCGGGGGTCTCTGCAAGGACCTGTGTGCCTGTCTGAAGGCCCGTGGGGAGGATCACAGCCAAAAGAGGGGCTCCTTCAGCACCAGGCTGAGCTCCTTCTCTCGAAAACTCAGTGACCTGAAAGACTTGGCAATTGTGGAGCCCTCTGGTCCTGCCTAG
- the sh2d1ab gene encoding SH2 domain-containing protein 1A, producing MENLLVYHGPIGKPEGERRLAQDGRDGCYLVRDSDSVPGVYCLCVLNNGYVYTYRLYQDDAGSWAADTTPGVQKRYFRQIKNLIAAFQKPGQGIAMPLLYPVTAQRRAQTHTEAQMPSNSLSPTHSSQNSYLQQRPPHAAQGQKSRHKKEVQQTFG from the exons ATGGAAAACCTGCTTGTTTACCACGGACCCATCGGTAAGCCGGAGGGGGAGAGGCGGCTGGCCCAGGACGGGCGGGATGGGTGCTACCTAGTCCGTGACAGTGACTCTGTGCCGGGGGTCtactgcctgtgtgtgct gaacaACGGATATGTCTACACGTACAGACTCTACCAGGATGATGCAGGCTCATGGGCTGCCGAC accaCTCCTGGTGTGCAGAAACGATATTTCCGTCAAATCAAGAACTTGATAGCAGCTTTCCAGAAGCCCGGACAAGGAATTGCCATGCCTCTGCTCTACCCTGTCACCGCTCAGAGAcgggcacaaacacacacagaggcacagatgCCCAGTAATAGCCTGTcacccacacacagcagccaaaacTCTTACCTCCAGCAGCGGCCACCGCATGCTGCTCAGGGACAGAAAAGCCGACACAAGAAGGAGGTGCAGCAGACTTTTGGTTAG